A genomic segment from Zygotorulaspora mrakii chromosome 1, complete sequence encodes:
- the COX17 gene encoding copper metallochaperone COX17 (similar to Saccharomyces cerevisiae COX17 (YLL009C); ancestral locus Anc_5.205), whose amino-acid sequence MPGKGAETKNNKEDGETKPKPCCVCLPEKDERDQCILFNGQDSDKCEDVIQKYKTCMKTYGFDI is encoded by the coding sequence ATGCCTGGAAAAGGAgctgaaacaaaaaataacaaGGAAGATGGCGAGACCAAGCCTAAGCCTTGCTGTGTGTGTCTCCCAGAAAAGGACGAAAGAGATCAATGTATCCTTTTCAATGGGCAAGACTCGGATAAATGCGAAGAcgtcattcaaaaatacaaaaCGTGCATGAAGACTTATGGATTTGACATCTAG